One Paenisporosarcina sp. FSL H8-0542 genomic region harbors:
- a CDS encoding GNAT family N-acetyltransferase — protein MVYTYIDGIPEEKYMIGIQQLHQHVFEGAELSLEELHNKHNLLTCLVVSNDEVIGFKMGYELSPDIFYSWLGGVHSSYREQGIASKLMALQHKLLKNAEYKTVQTKSRNNRKEMLILNIKHGFNIISTYTSAKGKHKIILEKDL, from the coding sequence ATGGTATATACATATATTGACGGTATTCCCGAAGAAAAGTATATGATTGGCATTCAACAACTTCATCAACACGTGTTCGAAGGAGCAGAACTCTCTCTAGAGGAATTGCACAACAAGCATAACTTACTTACATGCCTTGTAGTTTCCAATGATGAAGTAATCGGTTTTAAAATGGGATATGAACTCAGCCCCGATATATTTTATAGCTGGCTTGGTGGTGTACACAGTTCTTATCGCGAACAAGGAATTGCTTCCAAACTAATGGCACTTCAACACAAGCTACTTAAGAATGCCGAATACAAAACGGTTCAAACGAAATCCAGAAATAATCGAAAAGAAATGCTGATTCTTAACATCAAACATGGTTTTAATATCATTTCCACGTATACGAGTGCTAAAGGGAAACATAAGATTATTTTGGAGAAAGATTTATAA